A portion of the Candoia aspera isolate rCanAsp1 chromosome 18, rCanAsp1.hap2, whole genome shotgun sequence genome contains these proteins:
- the AURKAIP1 gene encoding small ribosomal subunit protein mS38 isoform X1, protein MSGLDMLVSRLTAHLVKASRCAGRFLSRPSVPLPLPRASVLASYSTHPSSKNGAHPHQYFTLDPELEEILVPRKMSISPLESWLTVQYFLPKNGGIINIHDKRGSQPPQQYDFPAPSGGTEAEEEEAEQGGEMNQPRMQCRNILKIRRRKMNKHKYRKLMKRTKFLRKKVLEKRLWRKQKKFENELKRIWKKAGLKTPPEGWVTPKIYLRNVKP, encoded by the exons ATGT CCGGCCTCGACATGCTGGTCTCTCGGCTGACGGCTCACCTCGTGAAGGCATCGCGGTGTGCAG GGCGCTTTCTGTCAAGACCATCTGTTCCCCTTCCACTTCCTAGAGCATCAGTTTTGGCAAGTTACAGCACGCATCCCTCGAGCAAAAATGGAGCCCATCCCCACCAGTATTTTACACTTGACCCTGAACTGGAAGAAATACTGGTACCTCGCAAGATGTCCATCTCCCCCCTTGAAAGCTGGCTGACGGTCCAGTATTTCCTTCCTAAAAATGGAGGCATCATAAACATTCATGACAAGAGAGGTTCCCAACCACCCCAGCAGTATGATTTCCCTGCTCCTTCCGGAGGCActgaggcagaggaggaggaggcagagcaAGGAGGGGAGATGAACCAGCCCAGAATGCAATgcagaaacattttaaagatCCGGAGGAGGAAGATGAATAAACACAAGTACCGGAAGCTGATGAAACGAACGAAATTTTTGCGGAAAAAAGTCTTGGAAAAGCGGCTGTGGCGGAAACAG AAAAAATTTGAAAATGAGCTGAAAAGGATATGGAAGAAAGCCGGCTTGAAAACACCCCCAGAGGGATGGGTAACACCGAAGATTTATCTCAGAAATGTGAAACCTTGA
- the AURKAIP1 gene encoding small ribosomal subunit protein mS38 isoform X2, which produces MLVSRLTAHLVKASRCAGRFLSRPSVPLPLPRASVLASYSTHPSSKNGAHPHQYFTLDPELEEILVPRKMSISPLESWLTVQYFLPKNGGIINIHDKRGSQPPQQYDFPAPSGGTEAEEEEAEQGGEMNQPRMQCRNILKIRRRKMNKHKYRKLMKRTKFLRKKVLEKRLWRKQKKFENELKRIWKKAGLKTPPEGWVTPKIYLRNVKP; this is translated from the exons ATGCTGGTCTCTCGGCTGACGGCTCACCTCGTGAAGGCATCGCGGTGTGCAG GGCGCTTTCTGTCAAGACCATCTGTTCCCCTTCCACTTCCTAGAGCATCAGTTTTGGCAAGTTACAGCACGCATCCCTCGAGCAAAAATGGAGCCCATCCCCACCAGTATTTTACACTTGACCCTGAACTGGAAGAAATACTGGTACCTCGCAAGATGTCCATCTCCCCCCTTGAAAGCTGGCTGACGGTCCAGTATTTCCTTCCTAAAAATGGAGGCATCATAAACATTCATGACAAGAGAGGTTCCCAACCACCCCAGCAGTATGATTTCCCTGCTCCTTCCGGAGGCActgaggcagaggaggaggaggcagagcaAGGAGGGGAGATGAACCAGCCCAGAATGCAATgcagaaacattttaaagatCCGGAGGAGGAAGATGAATAAACACAAGTACCGGAAGCTGATGAAACGAACGAAATTTTTGCGGAAAAAAGTCTTGGAAAAGCGGCTGTGGCGGAAACAG AAAAAATTTGAAAATGAGCTGAAAAGGATATGGAAGAAAGCCGGCTTGAAAACACCCCCAGAGGGATGGGTAACACCGAAGATTTATCTCAGAAATGTGAAACCTTGA